The Microbacterium sp. SORGH_AS_0428 genome contains the following window.
GAGAAGCTGTCGCGGATGTTGGGCAACGCCACGGCGACGCTCGCGCTGGCCGTCGCCATCACGGATGCGCGCCGGAACGGGGGCGCGGATGAGATGCAGGCGGCGCTCGTGAAGGGCTGGGCCGCCGACCGCGCGCGCGAGACGGTCGCCCTCGCCCGGGAGATCTGCGGCGCGGAGGGCATCCGCGTCGACAACGACGTCGCCCGCTTCTTCGCCGACGCGGAGGCGCTCTACACGTTCGAGGGCACGCGGGAGATGAACGCGCTGATCGTGGGACGCGCCGTCACGGGACTCAGCGCCTTCACCCGCTGAGGATCAGGACTCGGGGCGCGCGTATCCCGCCGCGGCGAGCTGCCGGGAGATGGAGGTCGCCGTCAGCCGCACGAGGTGGATCATGTTCTTGCCGTCCACATCCTGTTCGGTCAGAGCGAGCGAGCAGGCGGCGACGACGGAGCCGTCCGCCGCGTAGACGGGTGCGGCGACGCTGATGTGCACATTGTCCACCTGCCGGTCGCTCACCGCGTAGCCGCTGCGGCGGATGTCGGCGAGCAGGCGCTCGAGCAGCACGGGGTCGGTGTAGGTGCGGGAGGTGAACGCGGTGAGCGGACGCGCGAGGACCTCCGCCCGCACCTCCTCGGGCGCATGGGCGAGGAGCACGAGGCCGATCGCCGTCGCGTGCAACGGATACCTGTTCCCGACGCGTGGTCGCGCCGCCGGCCGACGCGGGCTCTGCAGCAGTTCGATCGACACCAGCTCGAGCCCCTCACGGATCGCGAGGTGCGCGGCGTATCCCGTCGTCTCGTAGAGGTCGAGCAGATACGGCCGGGCGAGGCGCTGCAGCCCCACCGACCGCGGCGCGAGCGACGCCGTCTCCCACAGGCGCAGGCCGATGTTGTAGCGCCCGTCGCCGTCCCGCTCCAGCGCGCCCCACTCGGTGAGGCGCTTGACGATGCGGTGACAGGTCGCGATCGGCAGGCCGGTGCGGCGGGAGATGTCGGAGAGGGACTGCCGCACGCGGCCGCCCTGGAAGGTGCCGAGGATGGCGAAGGCCCGGTCGATCAGAGAGCGCGCACCGTCGTCGGACGTACCCTCCAGCGCCATCGCCATGCCCCCATCATCGCGGATGCGTCCCGCCCTGGCTACGTCCGGTTTCCACTGCGTGGAACCCGCCCGCGCCCCGCGGTCCCTCGCGCCCCGGCCGGCGCCGGTGCCGCCGGTACTGGTGCCGGTGCCGGTGCCGGTGCCGGTGCCGGTGCTACACCCGCATCCGTGTCTCACTTATGCACGCGCAGCGCACCCCAAACGTGCACAAGTGAGACACGGAGGGGGATGCGGGCCACCCGCGCGTGAACGATGTCGCGCGCCTCAGGCGGTGAGGACGAGCTTCAGCTGCTCGATGGCCCAGTCCAACTCCGTCGCGCGCACGACGAGCGG
Protein-coding sequences here:
- a CDS encoding IclR family transcriptional regulator — protein: MAMALEGTSDDGARSLIDRAFAILGTFQGGRVRQSLSDISRRTGLPIATCHRIVKRLTEWGALERDGDGRYNIGLRLWETASLAPRSVGLQRLARPYLLDLYETTGYAAHLAIREGLELVSIELLQSPRRPAARPRVGNRYPLHATAIGLVLLAHAPEEVRAEVLARPLTAFTSRTYTDPVLLERLLADIRRSGYAVSDRQVDNVHISVAAPVYAADGSVVAACSLALTEQDVDGKNMIHLVRLTATSISRQLAAAGYARPES